The sequence CGCCCAGTCGCAGGTTGTCGGCAAGGCTAGCATCCAGCAGCTCCACCTGCTGGGTCAGACAGCCCACCGCATGGGAAAGCGCCTCGGGCGAACAGGCCTCGATGGGCTGATCATTGAGCAGGATGCTGCCGCTCTGCAGGCGCGTCTGACCAGTCAGCAAGGCCGCCAGCGTCGACTTGCCGGAACCGGATGCTCCACAGATGGCCAGTTGGGTACCTGGGACGATATCAAGCGTTACCTCATGCAGCGCCTCGAACCAGGCACCGGGATAACGCCACGACACCTGCTGTATCTGTACCCAGACGGCTCCGCTGGCCAGAGCCTGCTGCCCCTTCAGCGCGCGAGTGGCGAAGGACAGCTCATTGAGACGTTCGGCAGCCCCCAGGCTGGCGCCGGCCTGGGTGAAGGCAGCAGGCAAACCCGCCAGGCCCTCACTCAAGGCCATGGCCGCGAGCGGCAGCATGACCATCACCGCCGGTGTCAGTCGCTCATCCGCCATCCCCTGCATGGCGGCCGCCAGCAACAGCAGCCACGCAAGGCCGATCACCAGACTGGCCAGCCCGTTGCCGATGGCCGCGATCACCGCCAAACGCCACTGATCCTTCAACAGCCGCGATTCGATCTCGTCCAGCCGCTGGCGGGCACTGCCCAGCGCCGCATAGGCTTCAAGCTCCGCCTGACCGCGTAGCGTTTCCATCAGTGCCGAGCGCAACGCCTCCAGGGTCGTGACGCGTCGTCGACTGGCAGCCAGCCCCCAGCGCGCCTGGCCCAGCGTCAACCAGGCCCAGCCCAGCACGAGGAGTCCCGCCAGCCACGCCGCCGTTACCGGCAGCCAGACAGCGACCAGCCCCACCAAGACCGCGATCAGCCCCAGCGCCATCAGTGGCGGCGCTGCCAGACGCAGGTAAAGCGCATCCAGGGTGTCGATATCCGCGGTGAGGCGATTGAGCCAGTCACTGGAACGCCGCGCCGCCACCCGCGCGGGGTCCATCGTCACCAGTGCGGCAAACGCCGTGCCGCGTAGACTGGCCAACAGACGCAGGATGGTGTCGTGGTTGTAGAGCCGCTCCAGATAGCGCGACACGGTGCGCACGACGGCGAACAGTCGAATGCCGCTGCCCGGGGTGTAGACATCGAGTGTCATGGCCGCGCCAGCGGCCAACGCCGCCCCCGTCAGGGCGGACGCGGTGATGAACCAGCCAGACACCGCCAACAGGCCGAGCGCCGAGCAGGCCGTGAGCAGCATCAGCACCACGCCGAGTATCAGGCGACGGCGATAGCGATCATGCAGACGCCACCAGGGAGCCAAGCGCGTAAGCGCCTCGCGCAAGGTCACACTGTCAGTCTCGGGATGTGTCACGCTCGTCCTCCTGTTGGCTCGTCGCTCCGGCTGTCACTGGCAGGATTCGCCCCTCCTCCAGCACCAGGTGGCACGTCGCCATGGCGATCAGCGCCGGATGGTGGGTCGCGATCACCAGAGTTCGCCCTTGCGCGCTCAATCCCTCGAAGCCCGCGATCAGATGACGTTCCGTCTCGGCATCAAGACTAGCGGTGGGCTCATCGAGCAGCACCAGCGCGGCATCGCTCAGAAATACCCGCGCCAACGCCAGGCGCTGTGCCTGACCACCGGACAGCCCACGTCCGCCCTCGCCAAGCGGCGTGTCGATGCCGTGGGGCAAGGCGGCAAGCACGGCCTCAAGCCCGGCGCGCTCAAGCGCGCGGGTGATCTCGGCGTCACTGGCCAGGGGAGCAGTGATCCGCAAATTGTCGGCCAGACTGCCCTGCATCAGCAGCGGGCGTTGATCCATCCAGGCAAGCTGCGTGGAGGGGGCTATCTGACGCTGACCGCTGTCCGGGGCCACGAACCCGGCGATCACCTGAAGCAGGGTCGACTTGCCTGCCCCGGACGCCCCGCTGAAGACCAGCACCTCGCCCTCCATCAGTGCCAGATCCAGCGGCCCGAGTACCTGACCGCGCTCGGGGTGGCTCAGACAGACCTCCGTCAGGCGCAACAGCTCATCTGTCGCTGAGGCGGCAGCGTCACCAGGCGCAGGCTTCGCCACAGGGTCGGCATGGCGCGTCGGCGCGCCATCGGCAGCGGCGAGAATCTCCATCAGCGTCTCGGAGGCGGCCAGCGCCGCAGCGCGATCATGATAGAACTGCGACAGGGTGCGTAACGGCTGGAAGAACTCGGGCGCCAGCAGCAGGATCACCAGTGCACTGAACAGCGTCAGCTCATCGGCGGGCCCGATGGGGATGTCGCCGAGCAGGCCGAAGCCGATGTAGATGGCGACCACGGCGATCGACACCGAGGCAAAGAACTCCAACACCGCCGATGACAGGAAGGCGAGCCGCAAGGTGCGCAGGCTGCGTTTGCGGTAATCATCGGCCACCAGCGTCACCTCACGAGTCGCCAGATCCCCTAGCCCGAACAGCCGCAGGGTGGTGATGGCACGCACCCGATCGACGAAGTGACGCGACAGCCGAGAGACCGCCTGAAACTGGTCACGATTGAGCGACTCGGCCCCCATGCCGACCAATGCCATGAACAGCGGTATCAGCGGCGCGGTCAGCGCCAGCAGGATGGCCGCCAGCCAGTCCTGACTGAGCACGATGACAAGAATCACCAGCGGCGTGATCACCACCAGGCGCATCTGCACATGAAAGCGCGCGAAGTAGCCTTCCAGCGCCTCGACCTGTTCCACCCAGCGCTGGGCGAGCTCGGCACTGTGATAACGGGCAGCGCGGACCGGCCCCAATGTCTCGAGCGCTGTCAGCACCTCGCCACGAATGGCTTGGCGCAGTCGCTGGCTGGCACGCTGGGCCAGCAGCTCCTGTGCCCCCGTCGCCAGCACCCGCGCGCCCAGGAGCGCCAGCAGACCGACGAAGGGCCATATGAGCTCTCCCAGCGCGGCGGGAGACGCGATGGCTTCGCTGATCACCCAGGCGGCAAGCACCAGCTGGGCGACCGTCAGGCCGCCGGCCAGGATGCCGAAGCACGCCGCAAACCCAAGCAGGCGACGCTCTCGCGTCGCCTGCTGTCTCAGCCATCGACCGGCCTGGCTGCATTTTCGGGTGCCCCGATCAGCGTTACCGACCGGGGACTTGACTGATTCAGTGATAGCCACCTTCCTTGACCTTGCCGCGGAACACCCAATAGCTCCAGGCGGTATAGCCCAGCACCATCGGAATGACGAACAGGACGCCCAACAGCAGGAACAACTGCGATTCCGGCGCGGAGGCAGCGTCCCACAAGGTGATATCCGGTGGCACCAGATACGGCCACTTGCTGAAGATCAGCCCGAGATAAGTGAACAGGAACAGACCCAGCGTCGCCACGAAGGGCTGTCCTTCCAGGCGCTTGCTGGTGGCCCGCCAGATCAATGCCGCGCAGCACAGCGCCAGTACCGGGAAGACCCAGAACACGCCCAGATGATCGAACCAGCGCTCCCGCACATAGTCATCCACGAACGGGGTGTAGAGACTGATGACCCCGAAGCCGACCAGCACGGCAATCAGCAGTTTCGGCGTGATGCGATAGGCCCACTCCTGCACCTCGCCCTCGCTCTTCATGATGGTCCAGGTGGCCCCCAGCAGGGCATAACCTGCCACCAGCGCAAGCCCGGTGATCACGGTGAACGGGGACAGCCAGTCAAAGGCGCCGCCGACATAGACGTGCCCTTCAGTGGCGAAGCCCTGAATATAGGCACCGACCACCACGCCTTGACAGAAGGTCGCCAGGAAGGAGCCGCCGCTGAAGGCGATGTTCCACCAGTGACGATTGCGCGAGGACTTGAAGCGGAACTCGAAAGCGATGCCCCGGAAGATCAGCCCCGCCAACATCAGGAACACCCCCAGATATAGCGCCGGCAGCAGGATGGTGTAGACCGCTGGGAAGGCGGCCAGCAACCCGGCCCCACCCAGCACCAGCCAGGTCTCGTTGCCATCCCAGATGGGCGCGACCGAGTTCATCATCACGTCGCGGGCGTGCTCGTCAGGAGCGAAGGGATACAGGATGCCCACCCCGAGATCGAAGCCATCCATCAGGATGTACATCATGACGCCGAAACCGATGATCAGCGCCCAGATCATTGTCAGATTGATCATTTCCATCAGCTCAACTCCTCACCGTACGGCTGGCATCGTCATCCAGGCTCTCATGGGCGGCAGACAGCGGACGCATCGCGGTCTCGACTTCGTCATGCGGCAGTTCCGGTTGCATGCCACCGCGGATGACGCGGGTCAGGTAGTAGCTGCCGGTCACGAAGACCACCAGATAGACCAGGAAGTAGCCGATCAGAGTGGTCAGCACCATCCATCCGGTGAGTGACGGCGTAACGGCCTCCTGCTGAGTCATCATCCCGTAAACCAACCATGGCGACCGCCCGGCCTCGGTCACGAACCAGCCCGCCAGCACGGCGAAGAATGGCGCAATGGACATCAGGCGCAGCGTCTGCAGGAAAGGACGTGAGTGATAGAGCCTGCCCCCGCGGCGCAGATAGAAACCGATGAAAGCCACGGCGATCATCAAGAGCCCCATCGCCACCATCACGCGGAACGACCAGAACACGAACCACACCGGCGGCTGCTTGTCAGGCGCGACCTCCTTGAGCCCCGGCACCACACCGTCGGGGTCATGAGTCAGAATCAGACTGGCAAGCTTGGGAATCGCGATCTCGAAGTGGTTGGTCTGGGCTTCCTTGTCCGGCCAGGCGAACAGCAGCAGCGGCGCGCCCGACTGGGTCTCCCAGTTGCCTTCCATCGCGGCGACCTTGGTCGGCTGGTGCTCCAGCGTGTTGATGCCGTGCATGTCACCCACCACCGCCTGCGCCGGCGCCAGCACCAGCAGCAACCACATGCACATGGACAAGGCCCGCTTGTTGGCTTCCACGTCGCGTTTGATCAGCAGATACCAGGCACTTACCCCCGCCACGACAAAGCCACCAGTCAGAAAGGAGGCGATCGCCATATGGGCGAAGCGATACGGCAGGGAGGCATTGAAGATTGCAGCGGCCCAGTCCTTGACGAAGAAGTGGCCATCTACCAGCTCCACGCCTGCCGGGGTCTGCATCCAGCTGTTGGTGGAGAGAATCCAGAACGAAGAGATGAAGGTCCCCAGTGCCACCATCAGAGCTGAGAACAGATGAACCCCTTCCGGCACCTTGCCTCGCCCAAACAACAGCACGCCGAGGAAACCCGCCTCCAGGAAGAAGGCCGTCACCACCTCATAGCTGAGCATCGGGCCGATGAAGTTGGAGCTGGCATAACTGAAGTTGCTCCAGTTGGTACCGAACTGGAAGGCCATCACGATTCCCGAGACCACCCCCATGGCGAATACCACGGCAAATACCTTCACCCAGAAGGCGGCAAGTCGATCCCAGGCAGCATTGCCCGTCTTGTAATAAAGCCCGTGCAACAAGGCAACATAGGACGCCAGACCGATAGTAAACACCGGGAAGACGGCGTGGAATGACACGACAAAACCGAACTGTATTCGCGACAGCATCACGGGATCCAGTTCCATGGGCGACTCCTCACGACTTCAAGCTTCAGGATTGCACAGCGCGCGCCTCATCCAGAGACAGAGCGCTCTGTGGCAGCGATATCACGGTCAGGCCGTGATCACACGATAGACAGGCTCAATGCTTTTTACTGACATACAGAGCATAGAAAACAACGTTCTAACATGCACGATGACGTATTGCCGCAGGCCTGGCCGTACCCATCATCATCAAATGCTGCGTGACAGGGCCCGCCATATTGCATGGCAGCATCTCCGTATTTTTCACTCAAATCACTTCCACTTGCCACCTTTCTTTCTCTGCATAACCGTATTTATTGACGCATATCAAGATACCCAAACGCCGAGCTTCAGACACGGCCAATGATAATCAAAATCAGTGACGAGACAGCTTGGCTGCCATCGGCCGCTCCCCACTGATTCGAGCACTTACATTAATATAGTCTTATGTAAAGACATACCCTTTCGAGAATACATGTTATTTGCTTCCATGCCTCGATTGCTTTTTTGCCAAACCTCTTACTTTGCCCTCTTCTTCTTGTTCTGTTCTACCACTCTGGCGCAGTCACTCACCCCACGACACACCGATCACGGCCCTGATGCTTGGCATCATACAATGCTGCATCGGCGGCACGTACAAGGTCGGTGAAGTTGGTGTGCTGCTCAGCCTTGTAGCTCACCGCCCCGACACTGACGGTCAGTACTTTCGCCACGGAGCTTTCGGGGTGGATCAGCTTGAGCGCACGCACCTTGCGACGGATGCGTTCGGCGCAGGCCCGCAATTGCCGCTCGGTCACTGACTCCAGCAGAACCAGGAATTCCTCGCCGCCATAGCGCACCACCATGCCCGGCTGCGGGCCGATGGCGGCCTGAAGGGCCTCGGCGACCTGCCGCAGGCAGTGATCCCCTTCCACATGGACATGATGGTCGTTGTAAGTCTTGAAGTAATCGACATC comes from bacterium Scap17 and encodes:
- the cydC gene encoding thiol reductant ABC exporter subunit CydC; amino-acid sequence: MTLREALTRLAPWWRLHDRYRRRLILGVVLMLLTACSALGLLAVSGWFITASALTGAALAAGAAMTLDVYTPGSGIRLFAVVRTVSRYLERLYNHDTILRLLASLRGTAFAALVTMDPARVAARRSSDWLNRLTADIDTLDALYLRLAAPPLMALGLIAVLVGLVAVWLPVTAAWLAGLLVLGWAWLTLGQARWGLAASRRRVTTLEALRSALMETLRGQAELEAYAALGSARQRLDEIESRLLKDQWRLAVIAAIGNGLASLVIGLAWLLLLAAAMQGMADERLTPAVMVMLPLAAMALSEGLAGLPAAFTQAGASLGAAERLNELSFATRALKGQQALASGAVWVQIQQVSWRYPGAWFEALHEVTLDIVPGTQLAICGASGSGKSTLAALLTGQTRLQSGSILLNDQPIEACSPEALSHAVGCLTQQVELLDASLADNLRLGARQASDAQVWQALEAVDLAGWARQLPQGLATRVGEGGRQVSGGQARRLGLARLVLTDPGLLILDEPFSGLDARTTQRMAQRLEGWFKARTVIYLLHEHDLASPRPGTQSITRVHSLPVTSSVLAQKKL
- the cydD gene encoding thiol reductant ABC exporter subunit CydD, with product MRQQATRERRLLGFAACFGILAGGLTVAQLVLAAWVISEAIASPAALGELIWPFVGLLALLGARVLATGAQELLAQRASQRLRQAIRGEVLTALETLGPVRAARYHSAELAQRWVEQVEALEGYFARFHVQMRLVVITPLVILVIVLSQDWLAAILLALTAPLIPLFMALVGMGAESLNRDQFQAVSRLSRHFVDRVRAITTLRLFGLGDLATREVTLVADDYRKRSLRTLRLAFLSSAVLEFFASVSIAVVAIYIGFGLLGDIPIGPADELTLFSALVILLLAPEFFQPLRTLSQFYHDRAAALAASETLMEILAAADGAPTRHADPVAKPAPGDAAASATDELLRLTEVCLSHPERGQVLGPLDLALMEGEVLVFSGASGAGKSTLLQVIAGFVAPDSGQRQIAPSTQLAWMDQRPLLMQGSLADNLRITAPLASDAEITRALERAGLEAVLAALPHGIDTPLGEGGRGLSGGQAQRLALARVFLSDAALVLLDEPTASLDAETERHLIAGFEGLSAQGRTLVIATHHPALIAMATCHLVLEEGRILPVTAGATSQQEDERDTSRD
- the cydB gene encoding cytochrome d ubiquinol oxidase subunit II; the encoded protein is MEMINLTMIWALIIGFGVMMYILMDGFDLGVGILYPFAPDEHARDVMMNSVAPIWDGNETWLVLGGAGLLAAFPAVYTILLPALYLGVFLMLAGLIFRGIAFEFRFKSSRNRHWWNIAFSGGSFLATFCQGVVVGAYIQGFATEGHVYVGGAFDWLSPFTVITGLALVAGYALLGATWTIMKSEGEVQEWAYRITPKLLIAVLVGFGVISLYTPFVDDYVRERWFDHLGVFWVFPVLALCCAALIWRATSKRLEGQPFVATLGLFLFTYLGLIFSKWPYLVPPDITLWDAASAPESQLFLLLGVLFVIPMVLGYTAWSYWVFRGKVKEGGYH
- a CDS encoding cytochrome ubiquinol oxidase subunit I, whose protein sequence is MELDPVMLSRIQFGFVVSFHAVFPVFTIGLASYVALLHGLYYKTGNAAWDRLAAFWVKVFAVVFAMGVVSGIVMAFQFGTNWSNFSYASSNFIGPMLSYEVVTAFFLEAGFLGVLLFGRGKVPEGVHLFSALMVALGTFISSFWILSTNSWMQTPAGVELVDGHFFVKDWAAAIFNASLPYRFAHMAIASFLTGGFVVAGVSAWYLLIKRDVEANKRALSMCMWLLLVLAPAQAVVGDMHGINTLEHQPTKVAAMEGNWETQSGAPLLLFAWPDKEAQTNHFEIAIPKLASLILTHDPDGVVPGLKEVAPDKQPPVWFVFWSFRVMVAMGLLMIAVAFIGFYLRRGGRLYHSRPFLQTLRLMSIAPFFAVLAGWFVTEAGRSPWLVYGMMTQQEAVTPSLTGWMVLTTLIGYFLVYLVVFVTGSYYLTRVIRGGMQPELPHDEVETAMRPLSAAHESLDDDASRTVRS